One stretch of bacterium DNA includes these proteins:
- the cmr1 gene encoding type III-B CRISPR module RAMP protein Cmr1, protein MRGSKSPTAAHARRRRRTPPHLAAGAKPRRALQRAPGAGSRDRPVHRGVLGVVARLGADGRGAGGVLGRTHPARHARSAPRRRRDRGSGEECRKRIASSRRGGGQPDRRHDVDGRRRSGALRGSAEVRAIRAPIPSHRCPPIGRATQGALGGQRDPLARSGPASQGRRYRRRAMKTIEATYRIVTPMFCAGADQCRAELRLSSFKGALRFWWRSLAWGRGLRDPKELWEAEAELFGSSGKTGRSRIILRSAHPEPGAHVRTQRAFRVNTWQGYAGFGITDSKVRPKRDYIGPGSRWTIQLLDGGLRSGEVEQIRAALVALGMLGGLGARSRKGWGSLTLTRLVDGTENEGSGAEWRVPRTREEIRRALEQLFHVNECSSELPGWTAITSRASFAIGPAKESADEAHRYLVERYRNAVRSITGKNKPLRESFGLPRKNAGKNSRDRRASPVFLHVHQVEEGEAIPVAAVLPADFLPAQREPAGGWRYLEDFLNSVAG, encoded by the coding sequence TCATCTCGCCGCAGGGGCAAAGCCCCGGCGTGCTCTTCAACGCGCTCCGGGCGCCGGGTCTCGAGATCGACCGGTGCATCGCGGTGTGCTCGGAGTCGTCGCGCGACTCGGTGCAGACGGCCGCGGAGCGGGCGGGGTTCTCGGGCGAACTCATCCCGCTCGTCATGCTCGATCCGCTCCGCGGCGCCGGCGAGATCGAGGGTCTGGTGAAGAGTGCCGAAAACGAATTGCTTCGAGCCGACGAGGTGGTGGTCAACCTGACCGGCGGCACGACGTTGATGGGCGTCGTCGCTCAGGCGCTCTTCGAGGCAGCGCGGAGGTTCGAGCGATCCGCGCGCCGATTCCTTCTCATCGATGCCCGCCCATCGGAAGAGCAACGCAGGGAGCCCTGGGTGGTCAGCGGGATCCATTGGCTCGATCCGGACCCGCGAGCCAAGGACGACGATACCGACGACGAGCGATGAAGACGATCGAGGCCACGTACCGCATCGTCACGCCCATGTTCTGCGCGGGCGCGGATCAGTGTCGCGCCGAGTTGCGGCTGTCGAGCTTCAAGGGGGCGCTGCGCTTCTGGTGGCGGAGCCTGGCTTGGGGTCGAGGGTTGCGTGATCCGAAGGAGCTCTGGGAGGCAGAGGCAGAACTGTTCGGGTCCAGCGGTAAGACAGGCCGATCACGGATCATCCTGCGGAGCGCGCATCCCGAGCCGGGTGCGCACGTCCGGACGCAGCGGGCCTTCCGCGTGAACACGTGGCAGGGCTATGCCGGTTTCGGGATCACGGATAGCAAGGTCCGTCCCAAACGTGATTACATCGGGCCGGGATCCAGATGGACCATCCAGCTTCTCGATGGCGGCCTTCGCTCGGGAGAAGTCGAGCAGATACGCGCTGCGCTGGTCGCGCTGGGAATGCTCGGAGGGCTCGGCGCACGCTCGCGGAAAGGGTGGGGCAGCCTGACATTGACCCGGTTGGTGGACGGAACGGAAAACGAAGGATCCGGAGCGGAGTGGCGGGTGCCCAGGACGCGCGAGGAAATTCGGCGTGCCCTTGAGCAGCTCTTTCATGTAAACGAATGTTCCTCCGAACTACCGGGGTGGACGGCAATTACCTCCCGAGCGTCGTTCGCGATCGGGCCAGCCAAAGAGAGCGCGGACGAGGCACATCGGTATCTCGTGGAGCGTTACCGCAACGCGGTGAGGTCCATCACGGGAAAGAATAAGCCTTTACGGGAATCCTTTGGCCTACCCCGCAAGAACGCTGGGAAGAACAGCCGGGATCGAAGAGCAAGTCCAGTGTTTCTCCACGTGCACCAAGTGGAAGAGGGCGAGGCGATTCCTGTCGCCGCGGTGCTGCCCGCCGATTTCCTGCCTGCGCAGCGTGAGCCTGCTGGTGGATGGCGTTACCTGGAAGACTTCCTGAACTCGGTGGCGGGATGA